The segment TCGCCCGCGGCGTCATAGAGTGTCATGCCTTCCTCGCTGCGGGTGAGCAGCAGGGCCTGCAGGCCGAGCTTGTCGAGCAGGGCGCGTGACTTGGCGCGCAACTCGTCCTCGCTGCTCCACGAGCCCACCACCTGCTGCAGTTCGGCGCGATTCGGGGTGATGACGGTGGCGCCGCTGTAGCGCGAATAGTCCGAGCCCTTGGGGTCGATCAGCACCGGTTTGCCGGCCGCCTGCGCGTGCTCGATCATGAGGTGCACGTGGTCCAGACCGCCCTTGCCGTAGTCGGAGAAGAGCACAGCGTCGTGCGTGGGCAGCAGCTTGATGAAGTCTGCCGTCTGCGAAGCCAGCACCTCGCTCTTGGGCGAGTTCTCGAAATCGAGGCGGATGAGCTGCTGCTGGCGGCCGATCACGCGCAGCTTCACGGTGGTCTGCAGGGCGGCGTCGCGGCCGAAGTGCGGTGTGATGCCGGTCTTGGCCACCAGGGATTCCAGGGTGTGGCTGGCTTCGTCGTCACCGACCACGGTGAGCAGGGTGGCCTGGGCACCCAGCGAGA is part of the Rhodoferax sp. BAB1 genome and harbors:
- the rfaE1 gene encoding D-glycero-beta-D-manno-heptose-7-phosphate kinase yields the protein MTISKAQLAKSRVLVVGDAMIDRYWYGAVDRISPEAPVPVVRVTREELRIGGAANVASNVVSLGAQATLLTVVGDDEASHTLESLVAKTGITPHFGRDAALQTTVKLRVIGRQQQLIRLDFENSPKSEVLASQTADFIKLLPTHDAVLFSDYGKGGLDHVHLMIEHAQAAGKPVLIDPKGSDYSRYSGATVITPNRAELQQVVGSWSSEDELRAKSRALLDKLGLQALLLTRSEEGMTLYDAAGEISVAAQAREVFDVTGAGDTVIATLAALVGAGLPLREAMPLANKAGGIVVGKFGTATVSYDELFAAP